The genomic stretch taaatatatttatttccataTGTTTGCTCCTTAAGAGTTTAGATTTCTTAAGTTATTTGAAATGATATCATTATCTTGGATTAGTCATCCTCTTTTTGAAATGTCTATATAATTAACATATACATATTAACATATGTAGTGgaaatgtatgtttaatatCGTAAGAAAGGGGTTCGAATCCGATCCGAGGTCTTTTTGCtaatgtcttcccctctgtatCCCCTCGTCCAGTCTCTATGTTTCTAACAAATAAAGCATGACAAATGCCgggaaataaatatttaataaaataaataaataaataaaaaagtaacttatcataaaatatatatttttaatataataaaatacatttctgtaaaCTAATACAGCATTGAACTTGCTGTTTGCATAGAAATAAATATAgttttagataaataaataaaaagttggaACTGTGGAAAGTTTTTGTTAATAATGAATTTGAATATCTCTGTCGGGAAGGAAAGGGAAAACGGGCTCAGGAACACGTTGCCAGTAAAATCAGATTGGTGCCAAAATACACAAGAAAAATTTCATTCATACTGACAAATTTAGGTTGTGAAAGAAAAGATATTCCTTAGTACTCAGGTATGAGTATGAGGCTATTCATAATCTGTATCGTATAGTAGCGTGGTGAGGTGACGTCACCCTCTCTATAAAGGTGCTCCCATGAGCAGGTCTGGACATTCAAACTTCCAGCCTCAGAGCGACTCCACAGCGGcggaagaaaaggagagagagagagagagaagggaagaaAAAACGAGATCAGACAAAAGTCTTTGGAGTATGAACAGATTTACATTTGCGGTTTTCCTCTTGGCACTGGGTGTTCTTGTCTGCGAAGGAGGTGAGTAGAAGAAACAGAACTTTAGATCTAACAGCTTTAACAAAATATAGCCCGCTTTTGTGTGTCtaaggttttgtttttatatttgtataattTGTGTAGGCCTACCTTTATATCAGAAGTTATAAATCACGATGTGTGGCCTGGTTATAAAAGAATATTATAAGCTATAAAGCTATAACGTTAAATAATGCCATTACAGTGTGACTTCATTGGCTTAGTCTAGCCTATTATATTATAGGACGAacattgaaatgtttttttttatatactttgaAGCATTTTGTTGTCACAGTTTGTATCTGTTAGTAACCGCCCAACATTTTCTGTCACAGGTAACCCATGTTGCTCATACCCGTGCCAGAACAGGGGCTTTTGCACTGCGCTTGGAAACGATAATTACGAGTGTGATTGCACACGAACAGGATATTATGGACAAAACTGCACCACACGTAAGTCTAAATGACCCAAAtcatgagtaaaaaaaatctggtagaTTGTTGGAGTGATTTGATCAATAATTAACTTTTCCTTCTTGGCTTTTTACAGCTGAATTCCTCACCTGGGTCAAAATATCCTTGAAGCCTACACCCAACACAGTCCACTACCTGCTCACCCACTTCAAGGGCTTCTGGAACATCATCAACAACATCTCATTTCTGAGGGATGCCATCATGAGATATGTGCTGACATGTAAGTGTCTCTATCTGAAGGCAAAATGAGAAGATGGCTTGGTtccataaaacattgaacaacTTGTAAAGCAGCTTTTAGAGAAGCATTTGTAGCATTTATACTAATAATGAAATGCTTCCTTTTAATCTCTCTATCTCCAGCTCGAGCCCACTTGATTGATAGTCCTCCAACTTTTAATGCGGACTATGATTACCTAAACTGGGAGGCCTATTCCAACATTTCCTACTACACGCGCACCCTCCCCCCTGTGTCAGAGGATTGCCCAACCCCTATGGGAGCAGTAGGTGAGTACGCTCTCCCTGTTTGTGGAGAAACAAGTTTTCTCAGATTCTTGAATACTGAGCAAGAGTGGCTAGGTCTCATTACATCACGAGCAGTGCACACATTGAATAATCCCTTCTGCTGgattcagaaagaaaaaaaaaagatttacaaaAAACCTGCCCCAGCAAGCCAAAGCTGAACCACATTGAACATGTCTTAGGAATTTACAATGACACATTACCTCAGTTTtcctacaagtaaaagtaaattatAACATTTCAACCACAGTAATGTATTTCATCCTAATCAAATTGGCCCTGTTCTGTGTCATAGTGTTGTATTCTTACTGTAATGTCCTTAATTGTTTCCCCAGGTAAAAAGGAGCTACCTGATGCAAAACTTTTGGCTGAGAAGCTTCTGATGAGAAGACAGTTCATCCCAGACCCTCAAGGAACCAGCCTGATGTTTGCATTCTTTGCACAGCATTTCACCCACCAGTTCTTTAAATCTGATATGAAGAATGGACCAGCTTTTACTGTCGCTAAAGGCCATGGGGTAAGCACAGGAGATTTCAAACCTGATCACATTTTagaagtaaaaagagagaaacattaATCATTTGTATTAATGCTGTTTTTGCTTTCAGGTGGACCTCAACCACATTTATGGAGATAACCTGGAGAGACAACACAAGCTCAGACTCAGACAGGATGGCAAGCTTAAATTTAAGGTATGAGAAGAGAAAGATTGATAGTAGTTTAAAcagctgaattttttttttcaagtgtctaACAATTGCTTCCTCTCTTGCATAACTGCAGATGGTGAATGGAGAGGTGTACCCCCCAACTGTACAGGAAGTAGGCGTTGACATGCACTACCCTCCTCACGTTCCCGACTCTGAACGATTCGCAGTAGGCCATGAGGCATTCGGCCTGGTCCCCGGGCTGCTGATGTACGCCACCATCTGGCTTCGTGAACACAACCGGGTGTGTGATGTGTTGAAGGAGGTCCACCCCGACTGGGACGACGAGAGGCTCTTCCAGACCACACGGCTCATCCTGATTGGTGAGTTAAtgcagagataaataaaaaaaacagttgttgtgttgcagcttgATATTCAAAACATTAATAAGAAAGGCGTGTGGCGCCATAGTATGAATATAGTTACAGTGGGAGTTATGCAAAGAGGAAGCTGTACTTTTTATTTGGTTAATCATCAACGAGTAACCCTGTTGTCTCTCAGTGAAGCATTTGACCTCTACTGTGAGAAACGGGAAATGTTCAGCTTTTCAGGACTTCACTGTATGTTAACAGACTGTTACTCATCTCCAAAATGCTTTAAAGATCccctttaaacatgttttaagacataaaaagactactagaataaaa from Centropristis striata isolate RG_2023a ecotype Rhode Island chromosome 9, C.striata_1.0, whole genome shotgun sequence encodes the following:
- the ptgs2b gene encoding prostaglandin G/H synthase 2; the encoded protein is MNRFTFAVFLLALGVLVCEGGNPCCSYPCQNRGFCTALGNDNYECDCTRTGYYGQNCTTPEFLTWVKISLKPTPNTVHYLLTHFKGFWNIINNISFLRDAIMRYVLTSRAHLIDSPPTFNADYDYLNWEAYSNISYYTRTLPPVSEDCPTPMGAVGKKELPDAKLLAEKLLMRRQFIPDPQGTSLMFAFFAQHFTHQFFKSDMKNGPAFTVAKGHGVDLNHIYGDNLERQHKLRLRQDGKLKFKMVNGEVYPPTVQEVGVDMHYPPHVPDSERFAVGHEAFGLVPGLLMYATIWLREHNRVCDVLKEVHPDWDDERLFQTTRLILIGETIKIVIEDYVQHLSGYYFKLKFDPELLFNQRFQYQNRIASEFNTLYHWHPLMPDSFHIEERDYNYKQFVFNTSVITEHGIGNLVESFTNQIAGRVAGGRNVPGPIMYVAIKSIENSRKMHYQSLNAYRKRFSMKPYSSFEDMTGEKEMAALLEEFYGHVDAVELYPGLLVEKPRTNAIFGETMVEMGAPFSLKGLMGNAICSPEYWKPSTFGGRVGFDIINTASLQKLVCNNVRGPCPVASFHVPDVKDTGSTTINSSTAHSRGSDINPTVILKKRTTEL